The following coding sequences lie in one Frigoribacterium sp. SL97 genomic window:
- the argF gene encoding ornithine carbamoyltransferase, translating to MTRHFLRDDDLTTAEQLEVLDLADELKRDRWSQRPLAGPQTVAVIFDKSSTRTRVSFAVGIADLGGSPLIIATANSQLGGKETPSDTARVLERMVSAIVWRTYAQSGLEEMAAGTTVPVVNALSDDFHPCQLLADLQTIREKKGTLAGLSVAFVGDGRCNMGQSYLLACATAGMHVRIGAPEGFLPDPTVVADAEAIAARTGGSVLVTTDAVEAVAGVDVVVTDTWVSMGKEDEKDERVAVFGSFKVDQALMAQADPDAIFLHCLPADRGYEVTADVIDGPTSVIWDEAENRLHAQKALLTWLLAR from the coding sequence ATGACCCGCCACTTCCTCCGGGACGACGACCTGACCACCGCCGAGCAGCTCGAGGTGCTCGATCTCGCCGACGAACTCAAGCGCGACCGCTGGTCCCAGCGCCCGCTGGCCGGTCCGCAGACCGTCGCCGTGATCTTCGACAAGTCGTCGACCCGTACCCGGGTCTCCTTCGCGGTCGGCATCGCCGACCTCGGCGGCAGCCCGCTGATCATCGCCACCGCGAACAGCCAGCTCGGCGGCAAGGAGACCCCGTCCGACACGGCGCGCGTGCTCGAGCGCATGGTGTCCGCCATCGTCTGGCGCACCTACGCGCAGTCCGGCCTCGAAGAGATGGCGGCGGGGACGACCGTGCCCGTCGTCAACGCGTTGAGCGACGACTTCCACCCGTGTCAGCTGCTCGCCGACCTGCAGACCATCCGCGAGAAGAAGGGCACGCTCGCCGGCCTCTCGGTGGCCTTCGTCGGTGACGGGCGCTGCAACATGGGCCAGTCGTACCTGCTGGCCTGCGCGACCGCGGGCATGCACGTCCGCATCGGTGCCCCCGAGGGCTTCCTGCCCGACCCGACCGTCGTGGCCGACGCCGAGGCGATCGCCGCGCGGACGGGCGGCTCCGTGCTCGTCACGACCGACGCGGTCGAGGCCGTCGCCGGGGTCGACGTCGTCGTGACCGACACCTGGGTCTCGATGGGCAAGGAGGACGAGAAAGACGAACGGGTCGCCGTCTTCGGATCGTTCAAGGTCGACCAGGCCTTGATGGCCCAGGCCGACCCCGACGCGATCTTCCTGCACTGTCTCCCCGCCGACCGCGGGTACGAGGTCACGGCCGACGTCATCGACGGCCCGACCAGCGTCATCTGGGACGAGGCCGAGAACCGGCTGCACGCCCAGAAGGCGCTGCTCACCTGGCTGCTGGCCCGCTGA
- a CDS encoding argininosuccinate synthase — protein MAERVVLAYSGGLDTSVGIGWLADATGKEVVALAVDVGQGGEDMEDIRQRALDCGAVESVVVDAKEEFGTDYLMPALKANALYQKTYPLVSALSRPLIARHLASVAKELGANSVAHGCTGKGNDQVRFEAAVAALAPDLTSIAPVRDLALTRDKAILYAEEHALPIRQSAKNPYSIDKNVWGRAVETGFLEDPWNAPIEDLYEYTQDPAVVKDADEVVISFEAGVPTAIDGVAFTPLGIVERMNELAGKHGVGRIDVVEDRLVGIKSREVYEAPGAMALIAAHEALEALTIERDLGRYKRGVEAEWSNLVYDGLWFSGLKRSLDVFIDDTQKYVSGEIRLKLQGGRAVVTGQKSDASLYDFDLATYDTGDTFDQSLSKGFIEIWSLPSKISARRDLAHGA, from the coding sequence ATGGCGGAACGCGTCGTCCTCGCATACTCAGGAGGCCTCGACACCTCGGTCGGCATCGGCTGGTTGGCCGATGCCACCGGAAAAGAGGTGGTCGCCCTCGCCGTCGACGTCGGACAGGGCGGAGAGGACATGGAAGACATCCGACAGCGTGCCCTCGACTGCGGTGCGGTCGAATCGGTCGTCGTCGACGCCAAAGAAGAGTTCGGCACCGATTACCTGATGCCGGCCCTCAAGGCCAACGCGCTGTACCAGAAGACCTACCCGCTGGTGTCCGCCCTCAGCCGTCCGCTGATCGCCCGCCACCTGGCGTCGGTCGCGAAGGAACTGGGTGCGAACAGCGTGGCCCACGGGTGCACCGGCAAGGGCAACGACCAGGTCCGCTTCGAGGCGGCCGTCGCGGCCCTCGCCCCCGACCTGACGAGCATCGCCCCGGTCCGTGACCTGGCCCTCACCCGCGACAAGGCGATCCTCTACGCGGAAGAGCACGCCCTTCCCATCCGCCAGAGCGCCAAGAACCCCTACTCGATCGACAAGAACGTCTGGGGCCGTGCCGTCGAGACCGGGTTCCTCGAGGACCCCTGGAACGCTCCCATCGAGGACCTGTACGAGTACACGCAAGACCCGGCCGTCGTCAAGGACGCCGACGAGGTCGTCATCAGCTTCGAGGCCGGAGTCCCGACGGCGATCGACGGCGTGGCGTTCACCCCGCTGGGCATCGTCGAGCGCATGAACGAGCTCGCCGGCAAGCACGGCGTCGGCCGCATCGACGTCGTCGAGGACCGGCTCGTCGGCATCAAGAGCCGCGAGGTCTACGAGGCCCCCGGCGCGATGGCGCTGATCGCCGCGCACGAGGCGTTGGAGGCCCTGACCATCGAGCGCGACCTCGGCCGGTACAAGCGTGGCGTCGAGGCCGAGTGGTCCAACCTCGTCTACGACGGCCTGTGGTTCTCGGGTCTCAAGCGGTCGCTCGACGTCTTCATCGACGACACGCAGAAGTACGTGTCGGGCGAGATCCGTCTCAAGCTGCAGGGCGGGCGCGCGGTCGTCACCGGTCAGAAGAGCGACGCGAGCCTCTACGACTTCGACCTCGCGACCTACGACACGGGAGACACCTTCGACCAGTCCCTGTCGAAGGGCTTCATCGAGATCTGGTCGCTGCCCAGCAAGATCTCGGCTCGTCGCGACCTGGCCCACGGGGCGTGA
- the argH gene encoding argininosuccinate lyase: MTDASGLGEGSGKNERAGEAGALWGGRFASGPSAELAALSKSTQFDWQLASYDIAGSRAHARALAAAGYLDASELEAMLSALDRLESDVLDGTFTAAETDEDVHSALERGLIGIAGAELGGKLRAGRSRNDQIATLVRLYLRDHARVIGRQVVDLVDAIAGQATAHPSAVMPGRTHLQHAQPVLLAHHLLAHAWPLVRDLERLRDWSRRAGASPYGAGALAGSSLGLDPLLVATDLGFDRTTENSIDATASRDVVSEFAFVTASIGIDLSRLAEEIILWNTREFGFVRLHDAFSTGSSIMPQKKNPDIAELARGKSGRLIGNLTGLLATLKGLPLAYNRDLQEDKEPVFDSVSQLEVLLPAFTGMVATLDFDEVRMAELAPQGFSLATDVAEWLVRQGVTFRDAHEISGELVRFCEQHDLELHEPTDEQYRFVSAHLTPEIRPVLTVEGSIASRRGAGGTAPERVAEQLAQLTEQMRHLVRSLAPAAA; encoded by the coding sequence GTGACCGACGCGAGCGGGCTCGGCGAAGGGTCGGGCAAGAACGAGCGAGCAGGCGAGGCGGGCGCCCTCTGGGGCGGCCGCTTCGCCTCCGGGCCGTCCGCCGAGCTCGCCGCGCTCAGCAAGTCCACGCAGTTCGACTGGCAGCTGGCCTCGTACGACATCGCCGGGTCGCGGGCACACGCCAGGGCTCTGGCGGCGGCGGGATACCTCGACGCGTCCGAGCTCGAGGCCATGCTGTCGGCGCTCGACCGGCTCGAGTCGGACGTGCTCGACGGCACGTTCACCGCGGCCGAGACCGACGAGGACGTGCACTCCGCCCTCGAGCGGGGCCTCATCGGCATCGCCGGCGCCGAGCTCGGCGGCAAGCTCCGGGCGGGGCGTAGCCGCAACGACCAGATCGCGACGCTGGTGCGCTTGTACCTGCGCGACCACGCCCGCGTCATCGGCCGGCAGGTCGTCGACCTGGTCGACGCGATCGCCGGTCAGGCGACGGCCCACCCGTCGGCCGTGATGCCCGGCCGGACGCACCTCCAGCACGCCCAGCCGGTGCTGTTGGCGCACCACCTCCTCGCCCACGCCTGGCCTCTGGTCCGCGACCTCGAGCGCCTGCGCGACTGGTCGCGTCGGGCCGGTGCCTCGCCGTACGGAGCGGGTGCCCTCGCGGGTAGCTCGCTGGGGCTCGACCCGCTCCTCGTGGCGACCGATCTGGGCTTCGACCGCACGACCGAGAACTCGATCGACGCGACGGCCAGTCGTGACGTCGTGTCGGAGTTCGCGTTCGTCACGGCGTCCATCGGCATCGACCTCTCGCGGCTGGCCGAAGAGATCATCCTCTGGAACACCCGCGAATTCGGCTTCGTCCGTCTGCACGACGCGTTCTCGACCGGGTCGAGCATCATGCCGCAGAAGAAGAACCCCGACATCGCCGAGCTCGCGCGCGGCAAGTCGGGGCGGCTCATCGGCAACCTGACGGGTCTGCTCGCGACGCTCAAAGGGCTGCCGCTGGCCTACAACCGAGATCTCCAGGAAGACAAAGAGCCGGTGTTCGACTCGGTCAGCCAGCTCGAGGTGCTGCTCCCGGCGTTCACGGGCATGGTGGCGACCCTCGATTTCGACGAGGTCCGCATGGCCGAGCTCGCGCCGCAAGGATTCTCACTCGCGACCGACGTCGCCGAGTGGCTGGTCCGTCAGGGGGTCACGTTCCGCGACGCACACGAGATCAGCGGCGAGCTGGTGCGGTTCTGTGAACAGCACGACCTCGAGCTGCACGAGCCCACCGACGAGCAGTACCGGTTCGTCTCGGCGCATCTCACACCCGAGATCCGCCCCGTCCTGACGGTCGAGGGCTCGATCGCCAGCCGTCGAGGGGCCGGCGGCACGGCTCCCGAGCGGGTCGCCGAGCAGCTCGCGCAGCTGACCGAGCAGATGCGCCACCTGGTCCGGTCCCTCGCCCCGGCGGCAGCGTGA
- a CDS encoding DNA-3-methyladenine glycosylase yields the protein MTTTPDDDVLEALLAEPALAVAPRLLGSVFWSGGVGIRLTEVEAYHGQGQDPGSHAHRGRSARNDSMFERGGTLYVYLSYGIHRCVNIVCGPEGFASGVLLRSGEVVAGVDEVRARRTTSRTSADLARGPGRIGSALGMELGDDGSRLVADTPGQEARFRLRLPSAPVGPIAAGPRVGVSGHAGGDAFPWRFSLEGDPSVSPYRAAVSRRRGGA from the coding sequence GTGACGACGACACCCGACGACGACGTGCTCGAGGCACTGCTGGCCGAACCGGCGCTGGCCGTCGCGCCGCGCCTCCTGGGCTCGGTCTTCTGGTCGGGCGGCGTCGGCATCCGCCTGACCGAGGTCGAGGCGTACCACGGTCAGGGGCAGGACCCCGGCTCGCATGCGCACCGGGGCCGGTCGGCGCGCAACGACAGCATGTTCGAACGCGGCGGAACGCTCTACGTGTACCTGTCCTACGGCATCCACCGCTGCGTCAACATCGTGTGCGGGCCCGAGGGCTTCGCGTCCGGTGTCCTCTTGCGTTCGGGCGAAGTGGTGGCCGGCGTCGACGAGGTCCGGGCGCGCCGGACCACGTCGCGGACGTCGGCCGACCTCGCCCGAGGTCCCGGCCGTATCGGCTCCGCACTCGGCATGGAGCTCGGCGACGACGGCTCACGCCTCGTCGCCGACACCCCCGGTCAGGAGGCGCGGTTCCGCCTTCGCCTCCCGTCCGCACCGGTCGGTCCGATCGCCGCCGGCCCGCGTGTCGGTGTGTCGGGTCACGCCGGTGGCGACGCGTTCCCGTGGCGCTTCTCGCTCGAGGGTGATCCCTCGGTCTCCCCGTACCGCGCCGCCGTCTCGCGACGACGCGGTGGGGCGTGA